One window of Aspergillus oryzae RIB40 DNA, chromosome 3 genomic DNA carries:
- a CDS encoding D-2-hydroxyacid dehydrogenase family protein (phosphoglycerate dehydrogenase and related dehydrogenases) → MSQPKLAILDDYQNISPAHFAHLEDRISISYFPETLNPRDERQRALLIERLQPFDVILAMRERTPFPKETLSALPNLKLLLTTGTRNLALDVQYCASRGIPVAGTGGRPAGVHSTVQHTWALILGLARHVARDDAAVKRGEWQGSLGMTLAGKTLGLLGLGKLGSQVGRIAVVAFDMKVIAWSTNLTQEKADEQAAALGLPAGSFQAVRDKAEFFRSADVVSLHSVLSERSRGIVGAAELEVMKPTAILVNTSRGPLVEEKALLETLNAGRIRGAALDVFEPEPLPKDSPWRTTAWGQDGRSEVVLSPHMGYGDEQIHGWYDEVASNLERWLNGEELNTRMN, encoded by the coding sequence ATGTCGCAACCCAAACTCGCAATCCTAGACGACTACCAGAATATCTCTCCAGCCCACTTTGCCCATCTGGAAGACCGCATCTCAATCTCCTACTTCCCGGAAACGCTCAACCCACGCGATGAACGTCAACGTGCGCTCCTGATCGAGCGCCTCCAGCCCTTCGACGTGATTCTCGCCATGCGCGAACGCACTCCATTCCCCAAAGAAACTCTCTCCGCGCTCCCGAACTTGAAACTCCTCCTGACTACGGGCACTCGCAATCTCGCCCTGGACGTGCAATACTGTGCTTCGCGCGGAATTCCCGTCGCCGGAACCGGGGGCCGACCGGCGGGGGTCCACTCTACGGTGCAACATACTTGGGCTTTGATCCTGGGGTTGGCGCGACATGTTGCGCGGGATGATGCGGCTGTTAAACGGGGAGAATGGCAGGGGTCGCTCGGTATGACACTTGCAGGGAAGACATTGGGATTGCTGGGATTGGGAAAGCTAGGTTCGCAGGTTGGGCGGATAGCGGTTGTGGCTTTCGATATGAAGGTGATTGCGTGGTCCACGAATCTGACGCAGGAGAAGGCGGACGAACAGGCTGCGGCCTTGGGGTTGCCAGCGGGTAGTTTCCAAGCTGTTCGGGACAAGGCTGAATTTTTCCGCAGCGCGGATGTGGTGAGTCTTCATAGTGTGTTGTCGGAGCGAAGCCGGGGCATCGTCGGTGCTGCAGAGTTGGAGGTCATGAAGCCGACGGCGATCTTGGTGAATACGTCGCGGGGACcgttggtggaggagaaggcatTGTTGGAGACGCTGAATGCGGGACGCATCCGTGGGGCGGCCCTGGATGTTTTCGAGCCCGAGCCTCTGCCTAAGGATAGCCCCTGGCGGACCACGGCGTGGGGTCAAGACGGACGGAGTGAGGTGGTGTTGTCACCGCATATGGGATATGGGGATGAACAGATTCACGGGTGGTATGATGAGGTGGCCAGTAATCTGGAGAGGTGGTtgaatggagaggaattgaaCACGCGCATGAATTGA